In the genome of Pseudomonadota bacterium, one region contains:
- a CDS encoding GMC family oxidoreductase → MIIDLNQNEAPERQRAQVCVIGAGAAGQAVAMRLADKGVDVLLLESGGPEFDAEQQAIAKGDNVGEEYYELDTTRLRLFGGTAAIWGGRCAELDAIDFEKRDYLPHSGWPITKADLAPYYEHAFREMGLERPAGDRLWSVVGRHKPAFDAAKLDAGLWCFDENGERFTDTRRGSLGKVRIVLGTTVTKFDVGAQGLVEAITAQSLGGRTVQFVAEHFVLAAGALESVRLLFAAVPERPQGFGNDRDQLGRYFMEHPHARGGQILPVSLAQSILVLPRALRVQGKRYAAYLRPADALQRSLGILNTSISFAARRHEGMQMDALSAATGKLKHDLPSTRFWRSLYKGLKGAAIRLLEVSDPWPTVFSLKRGHEKKGLYAVVRAEQAPIPESRVTLGEQVDALGMRRLALDWQFSDIDKRSVRVLMETLKGEYQRLGWGDVALASWLHEENTAWQTDPLISAHPIGGYHHMGGTRMGEAPASSVVDAHCKLHESPNLYVASSSVFPTGGWANPTMTIIALADRLGDHLASQVT, encoded by the coding sequence CTCGAGAGTGGCGGCCCTGAATTCGACGCCGAGCAACAGGCGATTGCCAAGGGCGACAACGTGGGCGAGGAGTACTACGAACTCGACACCACTCGCTTGCGCCTGTTCGGCGGCACCGCTGCCATTTGGGGCGGGCGCTGCGCCGAGCTCGACGCCATCGACTTTGAGAAGCGCGACTACCTACCGCACAGCGGCTGGCCCATCACCAAAGCCGACCTTGCGCCCTACTACGAGCACGCCTTCCGGGAGATGGGCCTCGAGCGCCCAGCGGGCGACCGCCTGTGGTCCGTCGTCGGCCGCCACAAGCCAGCCTTCGACGCCGCCAAGCTCGACGCCGGCCTGTGGTGCTTCGATGAGAACGGCGAGCGCTTCACCGACACGCGCCGTGGATCCCTAGGCAAGGTCAGGATTGTGTTGGGCACCACGGTCACCAAGTTCGACGTTGGAGCGCAGGGCCTGGTCGAGGCGATCACGGCGCAATCCCTAGGGGGACGCACCGTGCAGTTCGTTGCCGAACACTTCGTGCTCGCTGCCGGCGCCCTCGAGTCGGTTCGCCTGCTCTTCGCTGCCGTCCCCGAGCGACCCCAGGGGTTTGGCAACGACCGCGATCAGCTCGGCCGCTACTTCATGGAGCACCCCCATGCCCGCGGCGGCCAGATCCTGCCCGTCAGCCTCGCCCAGTCGATCCTCGTACTGCCGAGAGCCCTGCGGGTGCAGGGCAAGCGCTACGCGGCCTACCTACGGCCCGCGGATGCCCTCCAACGCTCCCTAGGCATTCTCAACACGTCGATCAGCTTCGCCGCCCGACGCCACGAAGGCATGCAGATGGACGCCCTATCTGCCGCCACGGGCAAGCTCAAGCACGATCTGCCCAGCACGCGCTTTTGGCGCTCCCTCTACAAGGGATTGAAGGGCGCCGCAATTCGCCTCCTGGAGGTGTCCGACCCCTGGCCGACCGTGTTCTCTCTCAAACGCGGACACGAGAAGAAGGGCCTCTACGCCGTCGTGCGGGCCGAGCAAGCGCCCATCCCTGAGAGTCGCGTGACCTTGGGTGAGCAAGTGGACGCCCTGGGGATGCGCCGCCTTGCCCTCGATTGGCAGTTCTCGGACATCGACAAGCGCAGCGTGCGCGTTCTGATGGAGACCCTAAAGGGCGAGTACCAACGTCTAGGCTGGGGCGACGTTGCGCTCGCCTCCTGGCTCCACGAGGAGAACACCGCTTGGCAAACCGACCCCTTGATTTCCGCCCACCCCATTGGCGGCTACCACCACATGGGCGGCACGCGGATGGGCGAGGCGCCTGCCAGCAGCGTTGTCGACGCCCACTGTAAGCTGCATGAAAGCCCAAACCTGTACGTGGCCAGCAGCAGCGTCTTCCCCACCGGCGGCTGGGCGAACCCGACCATGACAATCATCGCCCTCGCCGACCGCCTAGGGGATCATCTGGCGTCTCAGGTGACCTAG
- a CDS encoding HAMP domain-containing sensor histidine kinase has translation MSSTTMTAVTILAIASILLAAFFAYRRWHQRRLQQDGLLSVGLTAASISHSTHTVLMCIDAHAEQLRDITRQETHHQLARTITELCHRAIRINQQTMHLMEQQDSDDLCRDAIAQLRGASALLDVAAGTSLTVAMDASGERVALDLRRSQLDQILINLVINARASRAREVDLIARVIPYLHRGTKEAMLVIDARDDATAAPKKIERREPKDQYPLEATFGGGGLGLSTVERLANLIGGRVDIDRIPGRGSSVTVTLPCRRAVDDGDPGELTPKSTPGKAPEAPRSRDPLRRAC, from the coding sequence ATGAGTTCAACGACGATGACTGCGGTGACGATCTTGGCGATCGCATCCATCCTATTGGCGGCGTTCTTCGCCTACCGCCGATGGCATCAGCGCAGACTGCAGCAAGACGGGCTGCTCAGCGTCGGCCTCACGGCGGCCAGCATCAGCCACAGTACACACACCGTTCTCATGTGCATCGACGCCCACGCGGAGCAGCTGCGAGACATCACGCGCCAAGAAACGCACCACCAACTGGCACGCACTATCACCGAGCTGTGCCACCGGGCAATTCGCATCAACCAACAGACCATGCACCTGATGGAGCAACAGGACAGCGATGACCTGTGCCGAGACGCGATCGCGCAGCTTAGGGGAGCATCCGCCCTGCTAGATGTGGCAGCCGGTACGTCGCTGACGGTGGCGATGGATGCGAGCGGCGAGCGTGTCGCCCTCGACCTGAGACGTTCCCAGCTCGATCAGATCCTCATCAACCTGGTCATCAACGCGCGCGCGTCGCGGGCACGAGAGGTGGATCTGATCGCGCGGGTTATTCCCTACCTACACCGAGGCACCAAGGAAGCGATGTTGGTCATCGACGCGCGCGACGACGCGACGGCTGCGCCAAAGAAGATCGAACGCCGTGAACCGAAGGATCAGTACCCCTTGGAAGCTACCTTTGGTGGTGGGGGACTCGGCCTTTCCACCGTCGAGCGCCTTGCGAATCTCATAGGTGGCCGCGTGGACATCGACCGCATCCCTGGACGGGGCAGCTCCGTTACGGTCACCCTGCCCTGTCGGCGCGCTGTCGACGACGGCGACCCTGGCGAATTGACACCTAAATCAACCCCAGGGAAAGCGCCCGAAGCACCGCGGTCACGCGATCCCCTACGTCGAGCTTGCTAA
- a CDS encoding LuxR family transcriptional regulator, producing the protein MSSDAAVTLDADSVRVLVATLRKASSFESLRDTFAQQLTAFGVKMMSYHHLPPLGASDFQSHIAVFAHGFPDAWVSRYVQDQLYRIDPISRKAAVASLPFRWSAVTSFGDLSTQERRYLQMLEAARLGDGLAIPVFGPHGRNGYVGFGFGTATLPIDEEQIGLLHWVAQLGHLIYCSLLRVAPADELKLAPREREVLQLAARGNSNGAIAEALQVSRHTVDTHMRRIFSKLDVGDRVTAVLRALSLGLI; encoded by the coding sequence TGTCGTCAGATGCAGCTGTCACCCTCGACGCGGACTCGGTCAGGGTATTGGTCGCCACGCTTCGCAAGGCGAGCAGTTTCGAGAGCCTCAGGGACACCTTCGCTCAGCAACTCACCGCCTTCGGTGTCAAAATGATGAGCTACCACCATCTTCCGCCGCTAGGGGCATCCGACTTCCAGTCCCACATCGCCGTCTTCGCCCACGGGTTTCCCGACGCGTGGGTCAGTCGGTACGTGCAAGATCAGCTCTATCGAATCGACCCGATCTCGCGTAAGGCGGCGGTCGCGTCGCTACCGTTTCGATGGTCTGCAGTGACGTCCTTTGGCGACCTGTCGACGCAGGAGCGCCGCTATCTGCAGATGCTTGAGGCGGCTCGGCTTGGGGACGGGCTCGCCATCCCCGTATTCGGCCCCCATGGGCGAAACGGTTACGTGGGCTTCGGCTTCGGCACGGCAACCCTGCCGATCGACGAGGAGCAGATCGGGCTGCTCCACTGGGTTGCGCAGCTCGGCCACCTGATCTACTGCAGCTTGCTGCGCGTAGCGCCTGCCGATGAGCTCAAGTTGGCGCCCCGGGAGCGCGAAGTGTTGCAACTCGCGGCTCGCGGTAACAGCAACGGGGCGATCGCCGAGGCCCTGCAGGTGTCGCGGCACACGGTCGATACGCACATGCGCCGGATCTTTAGCAAGCTCGACGTAGGGGATCGCGTGACCGCGGTGCTTCGGGCGCTTTCCCTGGGGTTGATTTAG